A region from the Vicia villosa cultivar HV-30 ecotype Madison, WI linkage group LG3, Vvil1.0, whole genome shotgun sequence genome encodes:
- the LOC131657541 gene encoding AT-hook motif nuclear-localized protein 27-like, protein MPIGLTPHIIEIDAGVDLLSILFEFARSRGRSIRILSGTGVVADVTLQQPNRRFVSVLGMFDLLSIHGTIIPMSRMECLGVLQITLSDPWGDEDDVIRGSVISPLLAYSPMRVTVVSFSNDAF, encoded by the coding sequence ATGCCAATTGGACTCACTCCTCACATAATTGAGATTGATGCTGGAGTCGATCTACTAAGCATTCTATTTGAATTTGCTCGAAGTCGTGGGAGATCCATCCGCATCCTCAGTGGAACAGGAGTGGTGGCTGATGTCACGCTTCAACAACCTAATAGGAGATTTGTATCTGTTTTAGGAATGTTTGATCTTCTGTCAATTCATGGCACAATTATCCCGATGTCGAGAATGGAGTGTTTAGGAGTATTACAAATTACCTTATCAGATCCCTggggtgatgaagatgatgtgaTTCGAGGGAGTGTGATCTCCCCTCTATTGGCTTATAGTCCGATGCGAGTCACAGTTGTCTCcttttcaaatgatgcattttaa